One stretch of Bacteroidales bacterium DNA includes these proteins:
- a CDS encoding DUF3343 domain-containing protein, with the protein MIKSEQLIKSKGFEYQIIPVPSNISSECGMCIEISTINSNEICLLLDSKQINYHLYTK; encoded by the coding sequence GTGATTAAATCCGAACAACTAATTAAAAGCAAAGGGTTTGAATATCAAATTATTCCTGTGCCATCAAACATTAGCTCTGAGTGTGGAATGTGCATTGAGATAAGCACAATCAATTCAAATGAGATTTGCTTACTACTTGATTCAAAACAAATTAACTATCATCTTTACACAAAATAG